One part of the Lapillicoccus jejuensis genome encodes these proteins:
- a CDS encoding xanthine dehydrogenase family protein molybdopterin-binding subunit: MSDTTVQELPPFEARAVGRGVARREGPLKVSGQAPYAFEAPADEPLFLHLVQSTVAKGTVRAVDAARALAHPGVVDILDHTSAPRLSGDDGELMVLQTPDVAFRGQVVAVVVAESAEAAREGASLVTVTYDEQEHRAQLRADDLDLYKPEKVNPSFDTDSSDGDVDQAHREATHVVDATYTTPYEHNNPLEPHAVTARWRADGEDGPLLTLDASTQQVHGVVETVGGLLGLEPEEMRVRSPYVGGGFGSKGMPKVHDVVASLVAKTHPGRTCRLAFTRQQMFALAGYRTATIQHVVLAADDTGRLLGIQHEVVEQTSAVKEFAEQTAVATRHMYAAPHRATSHRLAALDVAVPSWMRAPGEMPGMFALEVAMDELAVATGVDPIELRVLNEPAADPDTGLPFAQRRLVQCLRRGADRFGWAGRDPRPGSRLEGDWLVGTGVAAATYPAMTMPGNQAQITATDDGYLVQLGAADIGTGSSTVLAQIAADALEVPVEEVTVELGDSSLPKATVAGGSSGTSSWGTTIVATAAAFRDEHGTSPAAGASTTGSQPENPAADEHAMFSYGAQFVELRVNVWTGEPRVSRMLGVFSGGRIVNPVLARSQLIGGMTMGLGAGLLEESVRDPRFGHIVTQDLASYHVAAHADVPAIEVEWLDEVDGVINPMGSRGLGEIGIVGMAAAIANAAFHATGVRVRDLPVTADRFLDLSPDLPALTDHPARYPV; the protein is encoded by the coding sequence ATGAGCGACACGACCGTCCAGGAGCTCCCCCCGTTCGAGGCGAGGGCCGTCGGCCGCGGTGTCGCCCGACGCGAGGGTCCGCTCAAGGTGAGCGGCCAGGCGCCGTACGCCTTCGAGGCGCCGGCCGACGAGCCGCTCTTCCTCCACCTCGTCCAGTCGACCGTCGCCAAGGGCACGGTGCGCGCGGTCGACGCGGCGCGCGCCCTGGCGCACCCCGGCGTCGTCGACATCCTCGACCACACGAGCGCGCCGCGCCTCAGCGGCGACGACGGCGAGCTCATGGTCCTGCAGACGCCGGACGTCGCGTTCCGTGGCCAGGTCGTCGCGGTCGTCGTCGCCGAGTCGGCCGAGGCCGCCCGCGAGGGCGCGTCGCTGGTGACGGTGACCTACGACGAGCAGGAGCACCGGGCGCAGCTGCGCGCCGACGACCTGGACCTCTACAAGCCCGAGAAGGTCAACCCCTCCTTCGACACCGACAGCAGCGACGGCGACGTCGACCAGGCCCACCGCGAGGCGACCCACGTCGTCGACGCGACGTACACGACGCCGTACGAGCACAACAACCCGCTCGAGCCGCACGCCGTCACCGCGCGGTGGCGCGCCGACGGCGAGGACGGGCCGCTGCTGACCCTCGACGCGTCGACCCAGCAGGTGCACGGGGTCGTCGAGACCGTCGGCGGACTCCTCGGCCTCGAGCCGGAGGAGATGCGGGTGCGCTCGCCGTACGTCGGCGGTGGGTTCGGCAGCAAGGGCATGCCGAAGGTCCACGACGTCGTCGCCTCGCTGGTGGCCAAGACGCACCCGGGGCGGACGTGCCGGCTGGCCTTCACGCGGCAGCAGATGTTCGCCCTCGCTGGCTACCGCACGGCAACGATCCAGCACGTCGTCCTCGCCGCCGACGACACCGGTCGTCTCCTGGGAATCCAGCACGAGGTGGTCGAGCAGACCTCGGCCGTCAAGGAGTTCGCGGAGCAGACGGCCGTCGCGACGCGGCACATGTACGCCGCCCCGCACCGCGCCACGAGCCACCGACTGGCCGCGCTCGACGTCGCCGTCCCCTCGTGGATGCGGGCGCCCGGCGAGATGCCCGGCATGTTCGCGCTGGAGGTGGCGATGGACGAGCTGGCCGTGGCGACCGGGGTCGACCCGATCGAGCTGCGGGTGCTCAACGAGCCCGCGGCCGACCCGGACACCGGGCTGCCCTTCGCCCAGCGTCGGCTCGTCCAGTGCCTGCGCCGCGGCGCGGACCGCTTCGGGTGGGCGGGCCGCGACCCGCGGCCGGGCTCGCGGCTCGAGGGCGACTGGCTCGTCGGCACCGGGGTCGCGGCGGCGACGTACCCGGCGATGACGATGCCCGGTAACCAGGCCCAGATCACCGCGACCGACGACGGCTACCTCGTCCAGCTCGGGGCCGCCGACATCGGCACCGGGTCGAGCACCGTCCTTGCGCAGATCGCCGCCGACGCCCTCGAGGTGCCGGTCGAGGAGGTCACCGTCGAGCTCGGCGACAGCAGCCTGCCCAAGGCCACCGTCGCGGGCGGGTCGTCGGGGACGAGCTCGTGGGGGACGACGATCGTCGCGACGGCCGCAGCGTTCCGCGACGAGCACGGCACCTCCCCCGCGGCGGGCGCGTCGACGACGGGGTCGCAGCCGGAGAACCCGGCCGCCGACGAGCACGCGATGTTCTCCTACGGCGCCCAGTTCGTCGAGCTGCGCGTCAACGTGTGGACGGGTGAGCCGCGGGTCTCGCGGATGCTCGGCGTGTTCTCCGGCGGGCGCATCGTCAACCCGGTGCTCGCCCGCTCGCAGCTGATCGGCGGGATGACCATGGGGCTCGGGGCCGGGCTGCTCGAGGAGTCGGTGCGCGACCCGCGGTTCGGGCACATCGTCACCCAGGACCTCGCGAGCTACCACGTCGCGGCGCACGCGGACGTGCCGGCGATCGAGGTCGAGTGGCTCGACGAGGTCGACGGCGTCATCAACCCGATGGGGTCGCGCGGGCTCGGCGAGATCGGGATCGTCGGGATGGCCGCGGCCATCGCCAACGCGGCCTTCCACGCCACCGGGGTGCGGGTACGGGACCTGCC